The Manihot esculenta cultivar AM560-2 chromosome 8, M.esculenta_v8, whole genome shotgun sequence genomic interval ttttcttttttatcgatagtcaattgatgcAGATTGTCTtccatgaaaaaggaaaagaagaagttaagtttaaaaaagaggaaaaagtgaGAGTATCGAATTATAAagaaatcacaaaagaaaacacaaaagaaaatttgcgttaaatttataaaagaatttttttaattttctcaagTTTAAAAGCGAAAtgttatgaaaataattttataattttaaatgaatcataattattattaagaatAATTCAAAAGCTTCAGATGAATCaaagatatattttaaaaatattttatataaaaataagtgaAGAATGAAAGACAAGTATCAATTTATTCCCATGCTTGAAGAAAGTTTGATTATTCTGTTGATGAAGATagatttccatttaaaaaataatgcaaaAGTCATGCTTTTTTAGGTTTATCAGATATTcttgtatatttatttttctactttataaaaattaataatttttaataataccatgttaaatttaaatttttatatttaaaaaaaatttactacttaataaaaacttatcaattaaatttttaattttaaaacatatattaattattctctaatattttaaaaaaatttattaattaatcattacattaattttaacggctaactattttactatttagtttttatattttagaagaatttatttattgatctcTCAATATTGTTAAAAGTTTACCGATTGatctctaaaaatattttaaacctttttataatatttaacagttaattgtaataaaagtaaataaatttttaaaatataaaaactattttaatatatttttaaaattgatgaattaactaataaatttttaaattatataaaaattaaatagtattttttttcttcactacacttaatatttattagttaatGCAAGAATACATTACATTTATTTTGTcaaacaatatttttaaaaaataataaaattagcacaaaaatctttcttattttatattaatatttagttaataaaagtttaaactatataatatttattgaaatatatatacCTCGAAGAGAAAAAAGTTTGAATGTAAATATGAATTATATGATATCatacaatatttttaaaaagtgtGTTATATGTTGTGATTAAACGATTGAATCATGTGATAAATGCTAATACTTTGTGAGCTCATGTGATTTAAGTTTcacctataaaaaaaaatccatttaaCATTATAGTCAATattcagaataataaaaaatttattttaaatatcttaATTATTCGTTAAATGATATTATAGAACATATTTTTATACCTATAATAATAGTATCTCTTATAATGAGATATTAGTGATGATAAGTTTTTAATATTGGCTAAAATCATGATCGAATCTAAACCCATCATCAATCTTAGGCTCTATTGATTttaaggaaaatattttttaaaaaaaatttaaatataaattattttttacaaatatatGATATAAAGTTGAATAAGAGCATACTCATCATCACAAGAGGGGTGTGGTCCCACAGATCCTCTCATGGTGCTTGTGAAAAGTTGTAAAAATGCAAACAAAAAgggtcaaaataaaaataatacttcacatagaaaagttaataaagaaaggaaggaaACAAGGACATGTGAGGTAGCCACTGATTCAATGTGTTtgtgctttttcttttttttttttttttttttttcccttttttgtgAACACAATACTTCTTTTGGGCTTTTTTTCAtcaccaaaaaaagaaaaagagtgaTCAAAGATCTCTTGGGAGTGTTTGTGTGGTGCAACACATGACATTccctttttatctttttttaagaaaaaaaaaagtctctGTGGACTCTAAAATCAtcctttttataattattctctCATTATTTTCAgaatctaataataaattttataaggaagggaaataaattaactatttagtccctttagtttaattaaattagttatttagtactttggtcttttaaattattaactacTTAGTGTATTTCATTTCAAACAGTtaaatatttaatctttatttgattcaaaaaaaatatttaatctttatatctatgtaaataattaataatttataaaatgagtaaaatatctttatttttaattagaatacataattttaaagtataactatatagtccttatattttcaaaataataactATCTAGTCCCTACAATTAATGAGAGGACCTAAATAGTTAACTATCTAAAAAAAGGATTATTTGAcatgtttttaaaaataaagggattaaatagttaattttattaaattacagAGATTAAAGAATATTTCTCTAAAAAAAGTTATAGAATGTTAGTTGAgcaaaatttatttctttacatttaaaattgctctaatttaattttgtttttaatttttttagttgatATTTCGGTGTTGATTTTGATTTagttaattttgattttcagtttccactttcaattttattttttatttttaaacttttaattttaatttaattcaattttgattTGATACGGATTCttctatttcaatttttattttcgtTTTCGATTTCGATTCAACGGAATTTTAAGCTTTTGCTCAGATTTTAATTTTGCTTTTGATTCccaccttttctttttcttttcttttttccttttaattctaattcaaaacaatttataatttttgattTCATGTTTGCTTCAATCCATTTTCCATTTCATTTGGGATTCCAATTTTCTTCAACTATGCAATTTCAATTATCATTCTACCTCTAATTTAGATTCCATTTCAGTTTAAATCGgccaaattatatttttaaagaaaataattattagctgactgattattattttttgtctaTTTTTATCCATAACGTttcagaaattattttattcaaaattatttgTGACGTTTAAAAAGTTAAGaagcattattttttttcaattttatttttatctctattaacataataactatttttataattttttaaaatttagctcatttttttaaataatttatatttaaaaaatgtttttcatgatagttGGTGCAATaccaataatattattttattttcttttatccgattgttttcttttatgcaACTTTCCTTCATCCAAACATAACTATCACACAAGTTTACAGGAGAAAACCTGTAGATAAGGTATCTACACGTTGCAAGACATACATCTACTCCCTGAGAAGTCCACGCAGGAGCTAGTGATAAAACTAAAACTTACACATTTATCCCACCAAACTTGTCAAACGACCGAAAGAAAAGGAACAAAATCTGCATTAGGAAGTCTAAGCAACTGCACACAAAATTTTACAAGAACCATCTTTCGTTTCTCATTGCAATTTGATCCGATCGAGACTCTCTGACACGGTTTTCATCCTGGGACGAACTTCAGGGTCTAGTTCAGTGCAATTGAGTGCAATATGAAACACTGAAACAACTTGTTTCTTTGCATCAACCTCACTCAACAATGCTGAATCTATAATCTCAGATAATAAACGTTCTTCTCGAAACACCTTCCTCACTAGACTTTCTAGTCCTTTCCCATCATTTTCTGGTCCTGCATTAGGCAGCCTACCCGTTAAAAGTTCCATCAGGATGATACCAAAAGAGTACACATCATTTTTCTGACAGAACTTGGTGCCAAATGCTCGAGCCTCCGGTGCTAAGTAAAAATTTGAGGGTGTTGAAACTCTGGAGTTCATTGTGGAGGATACAATGGGTGGGTTCAGAAACTGCTTTTTGGATGCTGAAGTTGTAAACTTGGAGGTGCAGGGGACGAGACGGGTGAGTCCGAAACCTGAGATGTAGGGCTGGAGTTCATCGTCAAGGAGGATCTTTGTGGATTTTAAGTTGCCATGAACATATTTTCTAGGGCTGTATTCATGAATGTACATTAAACCCCTTGCAGTTCCTTGAGCAATTTTCAATCTTGCTGCCCACGAGAGCGTTGGCAATGTAATCGAGGGTCCTCCTGCAGCGATTATAACATCATAGAAGAAAAGCAGCATTTAGATTTTAATCTGACAGATAAAAAAGATATCAAAAGAGGGAAGACAGCAAAAACAAATGCATGTGAAGCACTATTCTGCAAAGtggtcctttttttttttggcaactTCAAGGAAAACACAGTTTTTTTTTGCATTCAATATTGATTAGGTTTCAGTATTTATTTCTTAAAGAAGAGTCAGTGGGGGGAGAGCGGACCACATGGTTCTGTATTGAGTTCTGAAACTAGTGAACATTCTTCCTCCATTAAATTTGAATCATAAATCCATGTAGGACATGGACTATAAATTTCACAGTGGTGAAGAAAACAAAGAGAAGGGTACCACACATTTGTAGAACCTAGTACTGGGCAAAATAGGAGAGTGACTACCAAACAAAGACAAAACTTGTATTCAGAAAGGCCTTACTAATTTTCCAGAGCTATAACCAAATAAAGGACTTAgtaaaaaggaaaggaaaaaaataaggtAGTCCTCCACAATCAACTCACCAATACTGAGCATAGCATttgctataaaaaaataaagttgggTGAATTATTTAGAAGTCCTCAGATTCTTCTTTTATTTCACTAATTGGTTTgtgaatttttataattatattagtaAGCACCTAACTTTCTATTCTGTCTACTATGTCCAAATTTTCAtgcttttatcattatttaatgGGGAAATTATTACTTGGACCCGGTCCATCGTGGACCCAAGGTATAAGAAAATGGGTGCAcctaattttttatatgaaagaACCTACTTATCTGTGTCTTGGGTTCATGATCGATGGATGCATGTGGAATGTGGTACAAAAAGAGAGAAGTTAGCAATTTCAACTTTACTTCCATCTCACAAACAGTTACATCACTCTCCAATCTCTcacctctctctctccctccacTTTTGTCTCTTTCTCTCCCTCTCCCGAGTCCCTCTACTTCTCTGTCCCTTGCATATTTCTCTCACTCTCAACAAATGCAAAATCAACAAGCCTAATAAACAACAAATCAACAAGTTCCAAGAATTTAAGGAATGAAAACTACAACCCACAAAATTACAAATCAAGAAGTTCCAGGGATTCACAATCATCCTTCTTGCATACATAGTCCAACCCCTATCCAAAGACCTCAAGTGCTAGATGTATGACTTGTAATTGTGACACCCTATAGTGAGCTTCAACAAACCTAATTTGTTCTTATGCAATCTTTATCACAGAAAAAACCTAAGAATATCAAAATGCCTAACaaccataataataataataataaaattatggtCACTGGCAAAATCAGGATGAACTTGAAGCAAAACCGAGCACGACCATTTCAAAATCCTCGAAACTTCCATCCCTTACTTAAAAAGATTAATCTCAAAGTAATCCCACCTAAACTGGACTCATTCACTGCCTGGAAAATAAGTTCATGAAAATTCCTGATGGCCATAAGTTTTGCTTTAGGTTTGGAGACTTTGCCTCAGCGCTGGCAAGTGCTAAGTGGAGGCTTGTTAGTTTCGAGTATGGTGTGCGAGGGAGAAATGGTTGTGAGCTAGAGGTAACAGAGGGGAAAGCCCTGGTCCTTGGGCATTATCAACCTTATTTCTATCCTACGAAAAGAAATAAAttctgataaaaataaataaataaagttcaGAGGAATATTACCATGCAGCGCTGTGTATAAGCTCCCATTGCGTATGAAATCAGAGATCAGCAACTTCTCATCATTAGCATAGAAATAAGCTCTCAGCCGCAAGATATTAGGATGTTGGACCCTCCCGATTGCCTCCACCTCAGACTCAAACTCCTTGAAACTCCACGTGGCATCTCCCTCATTCAACCTCCTTACAGTAACTACCGCAGGCACCACCGCCCCAGATCCTCTTCCGCCCGCCACCACCTTGTACACTATCCCGCTCCGGCTCTTCCCCACCACGTACGCCGATGCCCTCAACAAATCTTCCAACTCCAAATTAAACCCCTCGTCGATCACTACGAATTTACCCTTTTGCCCCCCATCGTTTTTGTCACTGGTGCTACCCATGTTATTCTCCCTTTCTATCTTGCCCTTCTCCGCAGCAGAACCCCATCTCCTCCGGTAAAGCCACAATGTGACCGAGACGGCACCGATAACCACCGAAACACCCGAAATTAAAGGAATTGCCACCGACCCATTTCTCGCATTCTGTTTGTCTTCGGTTTCAGTAACAACATTG includes:
- the LOC110620227 gene encoding receptor protein kinase-like protein ZAR1 encodes the protein MLINSFPVLTAFLVLLLSTLSSSLTTDGLALLALKAAITTDPTQVLASWSDSDLTPCHWHGVTCINHRVTSLILPNRSFTGYLPSELGLLDSLTRLTLSHNNFSKPVPSHLFNAISLRSLDLSHNSLSGSISPQIKSLKALTHLDLSSNFLNGSLPEFLVELKNLTGTLNLSYNAFSGEIPESYGNFPVMVSLDLRHNNLSGKVPQVGSLVNQGPTAFAGNPSLCGFPLQTPCPEAFNITSSGNNEKPENPRDANPNVVTETEDKQNARNGSVAIPLISGVSVVIGAVSVTLWLYRRRWGSAAEKGKIERENNMGSTSDKNDGGQKGKFVVIDEGFNLELEDLLRASAYVVGKSRSGIVYKVVAGGRGSGAVVPAVVTVRRLNEGDATWSFKEFESEVEAIGRVQHPNILRLRAYFYANDEKLLISDFIRNGSLYTALHGGPSITLPTLSWAARLKIAQGTARGLMYIHEYSPRKYVHGNLKSTKILLDDELQPYISGFGLTRLVPCTSKFTTSASKKQFLNPPIVSSTMNSRVSTPSNFYLAPEARAFGTKFCQKNDVYSFGIILMELLTGRLPNAGPENDGKGLESLVRKVFREERLLSEIIDSALLSEVDAKKQVVSVFHIALNCTELDPEVRPRMKTVSESLDRIKLQ